The following proteins come from a genomic window of Synechococcus sp. BIOS-E4-1:
- a CDS encoding 2TM domain-containing protein, with product MTDQERREGALASLKHRRGLERQLRIYAITNITLVVIWALSGRGDFWPIWPIAFWGLALIWQAISYNYRPKPITEDEIQSEMRRLDS from the coding sequence ATGACGGACCAAGAACGCAGAGAAGGTGCCCTCGCAAGCCTCAAGCATCGGAGGGGACTAGAGAGACAGCTCAGGATTTATGCCATCACCAACATCACGCTTGTGGTGATCTGGGCGCTGTCGGGTCGTGGTGATTTCTGGCCAATTTGGCCGATCGCTTTTTGGGGTCTGGCGTTGATCTGGCAAGCCATTTCCTATAACTATCGACCAAAGCCGATTACAGAGGATGAGATCCAAAGTGAAATGAGGAGATTGGACTCCTGA
- a CDS encoding conjugal transfer protein TrbI — translation MTKTLLLCDCSLCKCSVEESLSIRIGGQHFCSEACAKGHPSMEPCHGEQEGCHCGTGELALLLSAPS, via the coding sequence ATGACTAAAACTCTGCTTTTATGCGACTGCTCGCTGTGCAAGTGCAGCGTTGAAGAATCGCTATCGATCAGGATTGGTGGTCAGCACTTCTGCTCTGAGGCTTGCGCCAAAGGACATCCAAGCATGGAGCCCTGCCACGGTGAGCAGGAAGGTTGTCACTGTGGGACCGGAGAGTTGGCACTTCTGCTATCTGCTCCTAGCTAG